The following proteins are co-located in the uncultured Draconibacterium sp. genome:
- a CDS encoding phosphoenolpyruvate carboxylase — protein sequence MLQLETLKQNLGKPYYDLEFLLICLKEVLLENKENELAECIPWLYASSKFEEIQFERKHFHLFSVAFQLLNLVETNGAVQNRRKTEEKNTLSSINGLWANSLQHLKANTISEDEILEAMGKIEVEPVLTAHPTEAKRPVVLKKYRELYLLLLQRENSMYNSFEMEENREQIKRLLNAIWHIDEFYMEKPNVETELENVLHYFTNVFPEIIGITHRRLLQAWKFNGFNSDKLIQNDSFPMIKFGSWIGGDRDGHPLVTAELTNYTLKKLRLNAFLILKNELLKLAEELSFYFDLNQLPKTISDRFKEIIALNGNQLKSLVRTNKKEAFKLYVLALIARLPVDIGKGQVFELIEKKGCYKHQEELIDDLLILKKGLLEIEEESLVYHSLMPVIQKTKTFGFHLAQLDIRQNSAYYEKALQQIIQASHILEDYSNENKTQLIQQELKSNRPFINAFTQLPLEAQNVLDYLKVVKNHFDKYSGTALGSFIVSMTRNVDDLLTVYLLAREAGLTFYDQTLISKIHVVPLFETIEDLIASPGILDEYLTIPEVQNSLEYQRGENKQSRKIQEVMIGYSDSNKDGGILASTWFLFQAQKELTEVGKRHNVDIKFFHGKGGSISRGAGPVHWFFRSLPHGTLAGKIKMTEQGETIEKKYANKGNAAYNLELMLSGSTLNTLLHKHNDKPENAAAEIVEFMGIEGKKLYSQLLQNEHFLEFFRQATPIDVIEQSKIGSRPSRRTGKPSFADLRAIPWVFSWSQSRYHITSWYGVGSTLEKLKNEHPDMFDTLKQLIKTSHFIRYVFTNIDTSLASTDEKIMTSYAALVNKPEVRKTIMNQVMEELQKTRSYLQELLVLPMDVRRKNHFYSTSLRAEVLDILHKNQIRILKKWRETAYDSDDDKEKDLNLLLISVNAISNAMGTTG from the coding sequence ATGTTGCAACTTGAAACACTGAAACAAAATCTCGGAAAACCCTATTACGACCTCGAATTTCTTCTAATTTGTTTGAAAGAAGTTTTACTTGAAAACAAAGAGAATGAACTCGCCGAGTGTATCCCTTGGTTGTATGCCAGCTCAAAATTTGAAGAAATTCAATTCGAACGAAAACATTTTCACCTCTTTTCGGTAGCTTTTCAATTGCTAAATTTAGTTGAAACAAACGGTGCTGTACAGAACCGAAGAAAAACAGAAGAGAAAAACACATTATCGTCAATCAATGGACTTTGGGCCAACAGCCTGCAACATTTAAAAGCCAATACTATTTCGGAAGATGAAATTCTGGAAGCAATGGGTAAAATTGAAGTTGAGCCTGTTCTTACCGCTCATCCTACCGAAGCAAAACGTCCGGTGGTTTTGAAAAAATACCGCGAGTTGTACCTGCTTTTATTGCAGCGCGAAAACTCGATGTACAATTCCTTCGAAATGGAGGAAAACCGCGAGCAAATAAAACGTTTGTTAAATGCAATTTGGCACATCGACGAGTTTTATATGGAAAAACCAAATGTGGAAACCGAACTCGAAAATGTGCTTCACTATTTCACCAACGTTTTTCCCGAAATTATTGGAATTACACACAGAAGATTGCTGCAAGCATGGAAATTCAATGGATTTAACAGCGATAAACTGATACAAAACGACAGCTTCCCGATGATTAAATTTGGAAGCTGGATTGGCGGCGACCGCGACGGACACCCGCTGGTAACAGCCGAATTAACAAATTACACCTTAAAAAAACTTAGGTTAAACGCATTTCTTATTCTTAAAAACGAATTGCTCAAACTAGCCGAAGAATTAAGCTTTTATTTCGATTTAAACCAGCTTCCAAAAACCATTTCAGACCGCTTTAAAGAAATTATTGCGCTAAACGGCAACCAATTAAAGTCGCTGGTTAGAACCAACAAAAAAGAAGCTTTCAAACTTTATGTACTGGCATTAATTGCGCGTCTTCCGGTTGACATTGGCAAAGGTCAGGTTTTTGAATTAATCGAGAAGAAAGGCTGCTACAAACACCAGGAAGAATTAATCGACGACCTTTTGATCTTAAAAAAAGGTTTGCTCGAAATTGAAGAAGAATCATTGGTCTACCATTCCTTAATGCCGGTTATACAAAAAACCAAAACCTTTGGATTTCACCTGGCTCAACTCGATATTCGTCAAAACAGTGCCTATTACGAAAAGGCACTGCAACAAATTATACAGGCTTCGCATATTTTAGAGGATTACAGCAACGAAAACAAAACGCAGCTGATCCAGCAGGAATTAAAAAGTAACAGGCCATTTATAAATGCGTTTACCCAATTGCCATTGGAAGCCCAAAATGTTCTGGATTACCTGAAAGTGGTAAAAAACCATTTCGACAAGTATTCCGGCACGGCACTGGGTTCGTTTATTGTAAGTATGACCCGAAATGTGGATGATTTGCTTACTGTTTATTTGTTGGCCAGAGAAGCCGGGCTAACATTCTACGACCAAACCCTGATTTCAAAAATACATGTTGTTCCGCTGTTTGAAACCATTGAGGATTTAATTGCCAGTCCTGGAATACTCGATGAGTACCTTACAATTCCGGAGGTACAAAACAGCCTTGAATACCAGCGCGGAGAAAACAAACAGAGCCGTAAAATACAGGAAGTAATGATCGGCTACAGCGACAGCAACAAAGATGGTGGTATATTGGCAAGTACCTGGTTTTTATTTCAGGCACAAAAAGAATTAACAGAAGTGGGAAAACGGCACAATGTTGACATCAAATTCTTTCACGGAAAAGGCGGATCAATAAGCAGGGGCGCGGGACCGGTTCACTGGTTTTTCAGAAGCCTGCCACATGGTACCCTGGCCGGAAAAATAAAAATGACCGAGCAAGGTGAAACCATTGAAAAGAAATATGCAAACAAAGGAAATGCAGCCTACAACCTGGAACTAATGCTTTCGGGAAGTACACTGAATACTTTGCTTCACAAACACAACGACAAACCCGAAAATGCTGCAGCCGAAATAGTTGAGTTTATGGGAATAGAAGGGAAAAAGTTGTATTCTCAGTTATTGCAAAACGAACATTTCCTTGAATTTTTCCGACAGGCCACTCCAATTGATGTGATTGAACAAAGTAAAATTGGTTCCCGTCCTTCACGAAGAACAGGCAAACCGTCTTTTGCCGATTTACGGGCCATTCCCTGGGTTTTTAGCTGGAGCCAGTCGCGTTACCACATTACAAGCTGGTATGGTGTTGGGTCAACACTCGAAAAGCTCAAAAACGAACATCCCGACATGTTCGACACCTTAAAACAACTCATAAAAACAAGTCATTTTATACGTTATGTTTTTACCAACATCGACACAAGTCTGGCCAGTACCGACGAAAAAATCATGACCTCATATGCAGCATTGGTTAATAAACCGGAAGTGAGAAAAACCATTATGAATCAGGTAATGGAAGAGCTACAAAAAACCCGAAGTTATTTACAGGAATTACTGGTTCTTCCGATGGATGTACGGCGAAAAAATCACTTTTATTCCACTTCTCTTCGTGCTGAAGTTTTAGATATTTTACACAAAAATCAAATCAGGATACTCAAAAAATGGCGCGAAACAGCCTATGATTCAGACGATGACAAAGAAAAAGACTTGAATTTATTACTGATTTCGGTAAACGCCATATCAAATGCGATGGGCACAACCGGCTAA